A DNA window from Danio aesculapii chromosome 1, fDanAes4.1, whole genome shotgun sequence contains the following coding sequences:
- the LOC130233974 gene encoding uncharacterized protein LOC130233974 produces the protein MSSVCMSVREALWGVCVADALSMPVHWYYNTADIRRDFSGWIQSYRTPRHTHPSSILSLSNTAGSGRTAGSAAGVSVVGNVILHDKLKFWTAPRGSVHYHHDLPAGANTLNVLCAVRAARVLSSVRCVYDASARAAVLQDYVQFMTTPGSHRDTYAESFHRGFFCDWQQHRPTAAAQVLEFAERRSTRMLTAARADDQLNAIGCLPMAIPFILLSATANEDEAVSAAVEFVKLTHPHPALEPLVCVYARALHATLNGACVKQQAEAALRSPVLNTWNTCQTFIREAERCGASAEERLQVHQRAVETLGLACYTPGAFSSLFYLAYSFHDDVAEGILTNTNCGGENCNRGAALGALLGARAAHIGSSVPQHWKNGLLDTQQHMINDILRHLNTHTPV, from the exons ATGTCCAGTGTGTGTATGTCAGTGCGCGAGGCGCTGtggggtgtgtgtgtggctgATGCGCTGTCGATGCCCGTACACTGGTACTACAACACTGCAGACATCAGGAGAGACTTCAGCGGCTGGATCCAGAGCTACAGGACACCACGACACACACACCCGTCCAGCATCCTGAGCCTCTCTAacacag cgggCAGCGGGCGGACTGCAGGATCTGCTGCTGGAGTGTCAGTGGTGGGAAACGTGATTCTGCATGATAAGCTGAAGTTCTGGACGGCGCCGCGAGGATCAGTGCACTACCACCACG aTCTGCCCGCGGGTGCGAACACTCTGAATGTTCTGTGTGCTGTGCGCGCGGCGCGTGTGCTGTCCTCCGTCAGGTGTGTGTATGATGCGTCTGCGCGCGCTGCTGTTCTGCAGGATTATGTGCAGTTCATGACGACGCCTGGATCACACAGAGACACGTACGCTGAGTCCTTCCACAGGGGCTTCTTCTGTGACTGGCAGCAGCACAGGCCCACAGCGGCcgcacag GTCCTGGAGTTTGCCGAGCGGCGCTCCACACGCATGCTAACAGCAGCCCGCGCGGATGATCAGCTCAACGCCATCGGCTGCCTCCCAATGGCCATTCCCTTCATCCTGCTGTCTGCCACAGCCAATGAGGATGAAGCA gtgtctGCGGCGGTGGAGTTTGTGAAGCTCACTCACCCTCACCCTGCGCTGGAGCCACTGGTGTGTGTGTACGCGCGCGCTCTCCACGCAACACTGAATGGAGCGTGTGTGAAGCAGCAGGCGGAGGCGGCGCTCAGGTCACCTGTGCTGAACACCTGGAACACCTGTCAGACCTTCATACGGGAGGCGGAGCg gtgtggaGCGTCAGCAGAGGAGCGTCTGCAGGTTCATCAGCGAGCGGTGGAGACTCTGGGCCTCGCCTGCTACAcaccag gagCGTTCAGCAGCCTCTTCTATCTGGCCTACAGTTTTCATGATGATGTGGCGGAGGGAATCCTGACCAACACTAACTGTGgag gggagAACTGTAACCGTGGAGCAGCATTAGGGGCTCTTCTGGGTGCGCGGGCGGCTCACATCGGCTCCTCCGTCCCTCAGCACTGGAAGAACGGCCTGCTGGACACACAACAACACATGATTAATGACATCCTGCGCCAtctcaacacacacactcctgtcTGA
- the creg1 gene encoding protein CREG1: MFRALLSVILALSAAARVFPLVLVPPHEQVARMARFVVSKSDWASVATISSREPVRGQPFSNSFSISDGPPGASSGTPYLYLTHLDISVQDLQVNPQVSLSVSLAQSSYCRNHGFDPQSPLCAHVILSGSLLQLNDSEEVCVAKRALFSRHPQMQDWPSDHGWFFAQINITQVWVLDYFGGVKTVTPEEYYRAQPYHTHTHRGSDTL; the protein is encoded by the exons ATGTTCCGCGCGCTGCTCTCCGTGATTCTGGCTCTCTCTGCCGCCGCCCGGGTGTTTCCGCTGGTTCTGGTTCCGCCGCACGAGCAGGTGGCGCGCATGGCCCGGTTTGTGGTGAGTAAGAGCGACTGGGCTTCAGTGGCGACGATCTCCAGCCGCGAGCCGGTGCGCGGACAGCCCTTCTCCAACAGCTTCTCCATCAGCGACGGGCCGCCGGGGGCCAGCAGCGGGACACCATACCTGtacctcacacacctggacatcTCTGTGCAGGACCTGCAG gtgaACCCGCAGGTCTCTCTCTCCGTGTCTCTGGCTCAGAGCAGTTACTGCAGGAATCACGGGTTCGACCCTCAGTCTCCTCTGTGTGCGCACGTCATCCTATCCGGATCACTGCtgcag ctgaaTGACTCTGAGGAGGTGTGTGTGGCGAAGCGTGCTCTGTTCAGCAGACACCCGCAGATGCAGGACTGGCCCTCAGATCACGGCTGGTTCTTCGCTCAGATCAACATCACTCAGGTCTGGGTGCTCGATTACTTCGGTGGAGTCAAGACTGTCACGCCTGAGGAGTATTACAGAGCCCAGccgtaccacacacacacacacagag gaAGTGACACGCTGTGA
- the LOC130234033 gene encoding histone H2A, sperm, with translation MSGRGKKLAAPQKSKTSVSRSARAGLQFPVGRIARLLRKGNFAARIGSGAAVYLTAVIEYLCAEVLELAGNASRDNKKLRIAPRHIQLAVRNDEELNVLLGGVTISEGGVLPNIQAVLLPKKTKAAREPNAGAEAQSQDF, from the coding sequence ATGTCTGGTCGTGGTAAGAAGCTGGCAGCTCCACAGAAGAGTAAGACCTCAGTGTCCCGCTCTGCACGGGCTGGTCTGCAGTTCCCCGTGGGCCGCATCGCTCGTCTGCTACGGAAGGGGAACTTCGCGGCACGCATTGGCTCTGGGGCGGCGGTGTACCTGACTGCAGTGATCGAGTACCTGTGCGCGGAGGTGCTGGAGCTCGCAGGAAACGCCAGCAGAGACAACAAGAAGCTCCGCATCGCACCGCGACACATCCAGCTAGCGGTGCGCAACGACGAGGAGCTGAACGTACTGCTGGGCGGAGTCACCATCTCTGAGGGCGGAGTCCTGCCTAACATCCAGGCAGTGCTGCTGCCCAAGAAGACCAAAGCTGCCCGTGAGCCAAACGCTGGTGCAGAGGCGCAGTCACAGGACTTCTGA
- the setdb2 gene encoding histone-lysine N-methyltransferase SETDB2 translates to METEADTAKFFWSEVDVDGVFDELMEVLKHLRHTIRDNTATDREYVQAMKIVQESKLTLMRTEATEDVLLDEDILTVTVSEPQCSPKSLQNGMQPEDPEHSTTRLYSDVGVGYSQMSSSSRSDPAAPLVFQPHDCSAACVPHLPAHTHHLLGHNPLRAPLLCHFQRVCEDGGVLYKAPCGRSLSCMQEVLRFLLQSQSVCVLQTENFSFSAQVCVERQVCVAPLLERDLSRGLEPAPVALVNTVDGARPLEFRYRRERWPHGCFLSAEPLFSVCCDCTDGCTDAHSCACVRRTAGGAYTHQRLTHALRTGLFECGPWCGCERSRCENRVVQKGLRVRLQVFRTPERRWAVRCRDDLDAGTFICIYAGVVLRLQQSSECPAERSGEPAVSDDEVQLVEEWRIPEETRTHTHTLDSSPPLHVPVIQRPADHSPAQRRDQQQFSVSSETEDDQCEQALRKKPRLMVSNGLQDSRTHTRTHTHDGVYYLDASREGNVARFFTHSDDPNLFIQNVFTDTHDPQFPLIAFFTRRPVKAGTELTWSQQNTEEKHCSV, encoded by the exons ATGGAGACTGAAGCCG ACACAGCAAAGTTCTTCTGGTCTGAGGTGGATGTTGATGGAGTGTTTGATGAGCTGATGGAGGTGCTGAAACACTTACGACACACAATCAGAGATAACACTGCTACAGAcagag agtatGTTCAGGCCATGAAGATCGTCCAGGAGTCTAAACTGACCCTCATGAGGACTGAAGCCACTGAAGATGTGCTGTTGGATGAAG ACATCCTCACTGTGACAGTGTCTGAGCCTCAGTGTTCTCCTAAGAGTCTGCAGAACGGCATGCAGCCGGAGGATCCTGAGCACAGCACCACCCG GCTCTATAGTGATGTGGGCGTAGGCTACAGTCAGATGTCCTCCTCCAGCAGGTCTGATCCCGCAGCTCCTCTCGTCTTCCAGCCGCACGACTGCAGCGCTGCGTGTGTTCCGCATCtgcccgcacacacacaccacctgcTGGGCCACAACCCGCTGCGCGCGCCGCTGCTCTGCCACTTCCAGCGCGTGTGTGAGGACGGCGGCGTGCTTTATAAAGCGCCGTGTGGGCGGAGTCTGAGCTGCATGCAGGAGGTGCTGCGCTTCCTGCTGCAgtctcagagtgtgtgtgtgctgcagacGGAGAACTTCAGCTTCAGCGCGCAGGTGTGTGTGGAGCGGCAGGTGTGTGTGGCGCCGCTGCTGGAGCGGGACCTGAGCCGCGGGCTGGAGCCGGCGCCGGTGGCTCTGGTGAACACTGTGGACGGCGCGCGGCCGCTGGAGTTCCGGTACCGGAGAGAGCGCTGGCCACACGGCTGCTTCCTCAGCGCAGAGCCGCTCTTCAGTGTGTGCTGCGACTGCACCGACGGCTGCACTGATGCGCACAGCTGCGCGTGTGTGAGGAGGACAGCAGGAGGAGCGTACACACACCAGCGCCTCACACACGCACTGCGCACAGG gttgTTTGAGTGCGGGCCGTGGTGCGGGTGTGAGCGCAGCCGCTGTGAGAACCGTGTGGTGCAGAAGGGTTTGCGTGTGCGTCTGCAGGTCTTCCGCACACCGGAGCGCAGGTGGGCCGTCCGTTGCCGTGACGACCTCGACGCCGGCACCTTCATTTGCATATACGCAG gtgTAGTCCTGCGTCTGCAGCAGAGTTCGGAGTGTCCAGCAGAGCGCAGCGGTGAGCCGGCCGTGTCTGATGATGAGGTGCAGCTGGTGGAGGAGTGGAGGATTCCTGAGgagacgcgcacacacacacacacactcgacagCTCACCGCCGCTGCACGTGCCGGTCATACAGAGACCTGCAGACCACAGTCCAGCTCAGCGCAgg GATCAGCAGCAGTTCAGCGTCAGCAGTGAGACGG aggaCGATCAGTGTGAGCAGGCGTTGAGAAAGAAGCCCAGATTAATGGTGTCAAATGGTCTGCAGGACAGCAggacacacactcgcacacacacacatgacggaGTGTATTATCTGGACGCGTCGAGGGAAGGAAACGTGGCTCGATTCTTCACC CACAGCGATGATCCAAACCTCTTCATCCAGAACGTGTTCACAGACACACACGACCCACAGTTCCCTCTGATCGCCTTCTTCACCCGCAG accaGTGAAAGCTGGAACTGAACTGACCTGGAGCCAGCAgaacacagaagagaaacactgcagtgtgtag